Proteins from a single region of Hordeum vulgare subsp. vulgare chromosome 6H, MorexV3_pseudomolecules_assembly, whole genome shotgun sequence:
- the LOC123403565 gene encoding pollen allergen Phl p 5.0101-like, whose amino-acid sequence MAVQQYTVALFLAIALVAGPAVSYATYAPAAPAATYAPAAGAQPKATTPEQKLMECINDGFKAAVAAAAGVPPADKYKTFEATFAAASNKAFAEVLKGAATGQIAGQSSSMAKLSSSLELSYKLAYDKAQGATPEAKYDAYVATLTESLRVISGTLEVHSVKPAAEEVKGVPAGELKAIDQVDAAFRTAATAADAAPANDKFTVFESAFNKAIKETTGGAYESYKFIPALEAAVKQAYAATVAAAPEVKFTVFQTALSKAINAMTQTEKVAKPAAAATATATATAGGYKV is encoded by the coding sequence ATGGCGGTGCAGCAGTACACGGTGGCGCTCTTCCTCGCGATCGCCCTCGTGGCGGGGCCGGCCGTCTCCTACGCCACCTACGCCCCCGCCGCCCCGGCCGCCACCTACGCCCCCGCCGCCGGGGCCCAGCCCAAGGCGACGACCCCGGAGCAGAAGCTGATGGAGTGTATCAACGACGGCTTCAAAGCGGCCGTGGCGGCTGCAGCCGGCGTCCCCCCGGCGGACAAGTACAAGACATTTGAGGCCACCTTCGCCGCGGCCTCCAACAAGGCTTTCGCGGAGGTCCTCAAGGGCGCCGCCACCGGCCAGATCGCCGGCCAGTCCAGCTCCATGGCCAAACTCTCCAGCAGCCTCGAACTCTCCTACAAGCTCGCCTACGACAAAGCCCAGGGCGCCACCCCCGAGGCCAAGTACGACGCCTACGTCGCCACCCTCACCGAGTCGCTCCGCGTCATCTCCGGCACCCTCGAGGTCCACTCCGTCAAGCCCGCCGCCGAGGAGGTTAAGGGCGTCCCCGCCGGCGAGCTGAAGGCCATTGACCAGGTCGACGCCGCCTTCaggaccgccgccaccgccgctgaCGCTGCCCCGGCCAACGACAAGTTCACCGTCTTCGAGTCCGCCTTCAACAAGGCCATCAAGGAAACCACGGGCGGCGCATACGAGAGCTACAAGTTCATCCCCGCCCTCGAGGCCGCCGTCAAGCAGGCGTACGCCGCCACGGTCGCCGCCGCGCCGGAGGTAAAATTCACCGTCTTTCAGACCGCCCTGAGCAAGGCTATCAATGCCATGACTCAAACCGAGAAGGTTGCCAAGCCCGCCGCCgcagccaccgccaccgccaccgccactgcCGGTGGCTACAAAGTCTGA